From one Esox lucius isolate fEsoLuc1 chromosome 11, fEsoLuc1.pri, whole genome shotgun sequence genomic stretch:
- the gtf2f1 gene encoding general transcription factor IIF subunit 1 isoform X1 — MTSLGGSSSSSTEYTVRVPKNNSKKYSIMAFNSGDKVNCSTWTQARMERDMSNRRMYGGEETEEGAAGSEFGKKQREEARRKKFGIVTREFKVEDQPWILKINGKAGKRFKGQKKGGVTENASYYIFTQCPDGAFEAFPVNGWYNFVPQAKHRTLTAEEAEEEWGRRNKVVNHFSIMLQRRLREQERGPDDEDEEGEKGGKKKKKKKGARGGDLRIHDLEDDLELSSDESDSSREEGDNKPKKKESVAKGKGKKKKKKRGSDSEANEDSDDGDYEGLEVDYMSDESSSEEEAGEEKAKSNKEDGPKGIDEASDTEDESEEEKQNEEEGKEEEEEEEGKKTPVQMEKKKKRDSSGESDTSEDSDIDGEAASALFMVKKRTPPKRGGGRGSGGSSRTGSRPGTPSIDSASTSNTLRAAASKLEQGKRQVLGGSSDSPAAKRLKMEPGSTATTTQSPAPSGKSTPQPPSGKSTPSSSDVQLTEEAVRRYLIRKPMTTKDLLKKFQTKRTGLSSEQTVNVLAQILKRLNPERKNVNDKMHFYLTE; from the exons ATGACGTCACTG GGTGGGAGCAGTTCCTCTTCTACAGAGTATACAGTCCGGGTCCCCAA gaacaACAGTAAGAAGTACAGCATCATGGCATTTAACTCTGGGGACAAAGTCAACTGCTCCACCTGGACCCAG gctCGTATGGAGCGGGACATGAGTAACAGGAGGATGTATGGTGGGGAGGAGACTGAGGAGGGGGCGGCGGGCAGTGAGTTTGGAAAGAAGCAGCGTGAGGAGGCGCGCAGGAAGAAGTTTGGCATCGTCACCAGGGAGTTCAAGGTGGAGGACCAGCCCTGGATCCTCAAGATCAATGGCAAGGCAGGGAAGAG attTAAGGGTCAGAAGAAAGGGGGCGTGACCGAGAACGCGTCCTACTACATATTCACCCAGTGTCCTGACGGTGCCTTTGAGGCTTTCCCTGTGAACGGCTGGTACAACTTTGTCCCCCAGGCCAAACACCGGACACTGACTGCcgaggaggcggaggaggagTGGGGCAG GAGGAACAAGGTGGTGAACCACTTCAGCATCATGCTCCAGAGGCGTCTCCGGGAGCAGGAGAGAGGGCCAGATGACGAAGACGAGGAGGGCGAGAAGGGgggtaagaaaaaaaagaagaaaaagggaGCAAGAGGAGGTGACCTTCGTATCCACGACCTGGAGGACGACCTGGAGCTGAGCAGCGACGAGagcgacagcagcagagaaG AAGGAGACAACAAGCCGAAGAAGAAGGAATCAGTTGCAAAGGGCAaggggaagaagaagaagaagaagagggggAGTGACAGCGAAGCAAATGAGGACAGTGACGATGGAGACTATGAGGGACTGGAGGTTGATTATATGTCAGATGAAAGCAG CTCCGAGGAAGAGGCCGGCGAAGAGAAAGCCAAGTCCAATAAGGAGGACGGCCCTAAAG GAATTGATGAGGCCTCGGACACTGAGGACGAGAGTGAGGAGGAAAAACAGAATGAAGAAGAGGgcaaagaggaggaggaggaagaggaagggaaGAAGACCCCAGTCCagatggaaaaaaagaaaaagagag ACAGTAGCGGCGAGTCAGACACTTCAGAGGACAGCGACATCGATGGAGAGGCAGCCTCAGCTCTCTTTATGGTG AAAAAGCGTACTCCTCCTAAGCGCGGTGGTGGGCGTGGCTCTGGTGGTAGCTCCAGGACTGGCAGTCGCCCTGGGACACCATCCATAGACTCCGCCTCCACCTCCAACACACTCCGTGCTGCTGCCAGCAAACTGGAGCAAG GTAAGAGACAGGTACTGGGTGGTAGCTCAGACTCTCCAGCTGCCAAGAGGCTGAAGATGGAGCCTGGAAGCACAGCAACTACCACCCAGAGTCCTGCCCCCTCAGGGAAGAGCACACCACAGCCCCCCTCAGGCAAATCAACACCCAGCTCCAG TGACGTCCAGCTGACCGAAGAGGCAGTACGTCGCTACCTAATCCGCAAGCCCATGACCACCAAGGACTTGCTGAAGAAGTTCCAGACCAAGAGGACAGGCCTGAGCAGCGAGCAGACCGTCAACGTCTTGGCTCAGATCCTAAAACGCCTCAACCCCGAGAGGAAGAACGTCAACGACAAGATGCACTTCTACCTAACAGAATGA
- the gtf2f1 gene encoding general transcription factor IIF subunit 1 isoform X2, which produces MTSLGGSSSSSTEYTVRVPKNNSKKYSIMAFNSGDKVNCSTWTQARMERDMSNRRMYGGEETEEGAAGSEFGKKQREEARRKKFGIVTREFKVEDQPWILKINGKAGKRFKGQKKGGVTENASYYIFTQCPDGAFEAFPVNGWYNFVPQAKHRTLTAEEAEEEWGRRNKVVNHFSIMLQRRLREQERGPDDEDEEGEKGGKKKKKKKGARGGDLRIHDLEDDLELSSDESDSSREEGDNKPKKKESVAKGKGKKKKKKRGSDSEANEDSDDGDYEGLEVDYMSDESSSEEEAGEEKAKSNKEDGPKGIDEASDTEDESEEEKQNEEEGKEEEEEEEGKKTPVQMEKKKKRDSSGESDTSEDSDIDGEAASALFMKKRTPPKRGGGRGSGGSSRTGSRPGTPSIDSASTSNTLRAAASKLEQGKRQVLGGSSDSPAAKRLKMEPGSTATTTQSPAPSGKSTPQPPSGKSTPSSSDVQLTEEAVRRYLIRKPMTTKDLLKKFQTKRTGLSSEQTVNVLAQILKRLNPERKNVNDKMHFYLTE; this is translated from the exons ATGACGTCACTG GGTGGGAGCAGTTCCTCTTCTACAGAGTATACAGTCCGGGTCCCCAA gaacaACAGTAAGAAGTACAGCATCATGGCATTTAACTCTGGGGACAAAGTCAACTGCTCCACCTGGACCCAG gctCGTATGGAGCGGGACATGAGTAACAGGAGGATGTATGGTGGGGAGGAGACTGAGGAGGGGGCGGCGGGCAGTGAGTTTGGAAAGAAGCAGCGTGAGGAGGCGCGCAGGAAGAAGTTTGGCATCGTCACCAGGGAGTTCAAGGTGGAGGACCAGCCCTGGATCCTCAAGATCAATGGCAAGGCAGGGAAGAG attTAAGGGTCAGAAGAAAGGGGGCGTGACCGAGAACGCGTCCTACTACATATTCACCCAGTGTCCTGACGGTGCCTTTGAGGCTTTCCCTGTGAACGGCTGGTACAACTTTGTCCCCCAGGCCAAACACCGGACACTGACTGCcgaggaggcggaggaggagTGGGGCAG GAGGAACAAGGTGGTGAACCACTTCAGCATCATGCTCCAGAGGCGTCTCCGGGAGCAGGAGAGAGGGCCAGATGACGAAGACGAGGAGGGCGAGAAGGGgggtaagaaaaaaaagaagaaaaagggaGCAAGAGGAGGTGACCTTCGTATCCACGACCTGGAGGACGACCTGGAGCTGAGCAGCGACGAGagcgacagcagcagagaaG AAGGAGACAACAAGCCGAAGAAGAAGGAATCAGTTGCAAAGGGCAaggggaagaagaagaagaagaagagggggAGTGACAGCGAAGCAAATGAGGACAGTGACGATGGAGACTATGAGGGACTGGAGGTTGATTATATGTCAGATGAAAGCAG CTCCGAGGAAGAGGCCGGCGAAGAGAAAGCCAAGTCCAATAAGGAGGACGGCCCTAAAG GAATTGATGAGGCCTCGGACACTGAGGACGAGAGTGAGGAGGAAAAACAGAATGAAGAAGAGGgcaaagaggaggaggaggaagaggaagggaaGAAGACCCCAGTCCagatggaaaaaaagaaaaagagag ACAGTAGCGGCGAGTCAGACACTTCAGAGGACAGCGACATCGATGGAGAGGCAGCCTCAGCTCTCTTTATG AAAAAGCGTACTCCTCCTAAGCGCGGTGGTGGGCGTGGCTCTGGTGGTAGCTCCAGGACTGGCAGTCGCCCTGGGACACCATCCATAGACTCCGCCTCCACCTCCAACACACTCCGTGCTGCTGCCAGCAAACTGGAGCAAG GTAAGAGACAGGTACTGGGTGGTAGCTCAGACTCTCCAGCTGCCAAGAGGCTGAAGATGGAGCCTGGAAGCACAGCAACTACCACCCAGAGTCCTGCCCCCTCAGGGAAGAGCACACCACAGCCCCCCTCAGGCAAATCAACACCCAGCTCCAG TGACGTCCAGCTGACCGAAGAGGCAGTACGTCGCTACCTAATCCGCAAGCCCATGACCACCAAGGACTTGCTGAAGAAGTTCCAGACCAAGAGGACAGGCCTGAGCAGCGAGCAGACCGTCAACGTCTTGGCTCAGATCCTAAAACGCCTCAACCCCGAGAGGAAGAACGTCAACGACAAGATGCACTTCTACCTAACAGAATGA
- the alkbh7 gene encoding alpha-ketoglutarate-dependent dioxygenase alkB homolog 7, mitochondrial yields MRLVIAVYRRMHTLPICSITSCGNPRSASSCSEAPTKNGLQYRDDQLVCGSNRELVQRLCGQVEVKTEFISKEEENALMKEIEPGLRKKRYEFDHWDDAIHGYRETERTQWGAVCEEVLSRLRDVAFPGGSLLLGPVHVLDLDKAGYIKPHIDSVKFCGSTIAGLSLLSDSVMRLVREDDPTEWLNLLLPRRSLYIIRDQARYKFTHEILKDAESLFSGQRVPRNRRISVICRNLPV; encoded by the exons ATGAGATTGGTCATTGCAGTTTACAGACGAATGCATACACTGCCCATTTGCAGTATCACATCATGTGGAAATCCACGCTCCGCATCAAGTTGCTCCGAAGCTCCAACGAAGAACGGCCTGCAGTACAGAGATGACCAGCTGGTCTGCGGTTCTAATCGAGAATTAGTACAGAGGCTCTGTGGACAGGTGGAGGTGAAGACGGAATTCATAAGTAAGGAAGAAGAGAACGCTCTTATGAAAGAAATCGAGCCTGGGCTAAGGAAGAAAAGATACGAGTTCGACCACTGGGACGAT GCGATTCATGGTTACCGGGAGACTGAGCGTACTCAGTGGGGCGCGGTGTGTGAGGAAGTGCTGAGTCGCCTCAGAGATGTGGCGTTCCCTGGGGGCAGTCTTCTCCTGGGCCCTGTGCATGTCCTGGACCTGGACAAAGCTGGATATATCAAACCACACATCGACAGTGTCAAG TTCTGTGGCAGCACCATAGCAGGACTGAGTTTGTTGTCAGACAGTGTGATGCGCTTGGTGAGGGAGGATGACCCTACTGAGTGGCTGAACTTGTTGTTGCCCCGTCGCTCTCTCTACATAATCAG GGATCAGGCAAGATATAAGTTCACCCATGAGATCCTTAAAGATGCAGAGTCTCTTTTCTCTGGACAGAGAGTCCCCCGCAATCGCCGCATATCTGTCATCTGTCGGAACCTTCCTGTTTGA